One window of Mycoplasmopsis gallopavonis genomic DNA carries:
- a CDS encoding DDE-type integrase/transposase/recombinase, with protein MRLKQFTKEQKLKYIHIYQKEGFEIAIITFVEDFWERYQIIKQRKEGKHENPYRRAKALLKSWIKIYHSNMNNLESKSGKSKKPNSGRRKRVSINELCEEDRDLYQDIMEEILEERGIKQQEIFEKIRKRKEEKSKQFRNISKISLVLKLNRTSFYYSCSKKEKIDKKKYIDHELINWINLEAKNSNFVIGRDKLYQKYLLTHQKRISSYLFRLNYEFNQYKSRAYQKKKSKKNKEEKFSRIWASDLVQGNFKSNYFGEKLHADIKFIKTKEGMRFLHVITETFSNTVLNWTLSDIRDSASTIKLVQDTLDNHKVKPTIFHSDHGIEYANFAFSKFLKNVNTKQSMSPKGNSLANRPSEFIFALIQRELLDFYETDKMLDSEVNSIISKYFSWYNFERPQSNLNWKTPHGFSIHATLSV; from the coding sequence ATGCGTTTAAAACAATTTACAAAAGAACAAAAATTAAAATATATCCACATTTACCAAAAAGAAGGTTTTGAAATAGCGATTATAACTTTTGTTGAAGATTTTTGAGAAAGATATCAAATCATAAAACAAAGAAAAGAGGGTAAGCATGAAAATCCTTATAGAAGAGCGAAAGCTTTATTAAAGAGTTGGATAAAAATATATCATTCTAACATGAATAATTTAGAAAGTAAATCAGGTAAAAGTAAAAAACCTAACTCAGGAAGAAGAAAAAGAGTTAGCATCAATGAATTGTGTGAGGAAGATAGAGATCTTTATCAGGATATTATGGAAGAAATTTTGGAAGAAAGAGGAATAAAACAACAAGAAATTTTTGAAAAAATTAGAAAAAGAAAAGAAGAAAAAAGTAAACAATTTAGAAATATTTCAAAAATTTCATTAGTTTTGAAATTAAATCGAACTTCTTTTTATTACTCTTGTTCTAAGAAAGAAAAAATTGACAAAAAGAAATATATTGATCATGAATTAATTAATTGAATTAATTTAGAAGCTAAAAATTCTAATTTTGTTATAGGAAGAGATAAACTTTATCAAAAATACTTATTAACGCACCAAAAAAGAATTTCTTCATATTTATTTAGACTAAATTATGAATTTAATCAATATAAATCAAGAGCATATCAAAAGAAAAAATCAAAGAAAAATAAAGAGGAAAAATTCTCTAGAATCTGAGCATCAGATTTAGTTCAAGGAAATTTTAAATCAAATTATTTTGGTGAAAAATTACATGCAGATATTAAATTTATTAAAACAAAAGAAGGAATGAGATTTCTTCATGTTATCACCGAAACTTTTAGTAACACTGTTTTAAATTGAACTTTATCGGATATAAGAGATTCTGCATCTACTATAAAACTTGTTCAAGATACTCTTGATAACCACAAAGTCAAACCTACTATTTTTCATTCAGATCACGGAATTGAGTATGCAAATTTTGCCTTTTCTAAATTTTTAAAAAATGTAAATACTAAACAATCAATGTCTCCAAAAGGTAATTCATTAGCAAATAGACCTTCCGAATTTATTTTTGCATTAATTCAAAGAGAATTATTAGATTTTTATGAAACTGATAAAATGTTAGATAGCGAAGTCAATTCAATCATATCTAAATATTTTTCTTGATATAACTTTGAAAGACCTCAATCAAATTTAAATTGAAAAACGCCACATGGTTTTTCAATACATGCGACGTTAAGTGTCTAA
- a CDS encoding IS1634 family transposase → MITMIIMYNINMSNYILYKRKNPKGIYIALGISKGYGKGIGNLVGLGYWEEIKEKYSLQNIDDLKPIARLVPVGEDKIEVKTKFFQLLNPTSVETNVKNVGIELIYKVIKELDLFKGLPKTKHKSLEEVLEFIVATRIIQPRSYICQYKNKNDFLHKIDVKKSSIYNYFDTFLEYKNTILVNIYNKMQELTTRNTKLMHFDNTTVYFQSFSRDGLRQRGFSKDGKHDEDQIVVAMAVDNNGIPFHYKVFEGNTGDSKTLVKFLIEMQRIYKTKDTIIVADKGISQNANLRYLEQKGYKYIVQKRIDILGKEDKAFIVNDQGFVQENDYFTKSRFVQSVWAKNKNKKRYSDTFRKQFVYFSPSKQTLDKIKRQNLINKLEKKSINGELPLSALVPEYKKKYMDVDGKTVGRLNIEKIKKVANEDGFYMIETNITNIDSKEANEIYKGQWKVEEGFRTLKSAIEVRPMYVYKDEHIQSHVFLCFLSLIVLKYCIYKLKKFYKDNGEIQKLTMNMFIDALKLITITTKTVNGKVVSEIKNNLDPEHKELNKIYSDFQYAVDGLSL, encoded by the coding sequence ATGATTACAATGATAATAATGTATAATATAAATATGAGCAACTACATTTTGTATAAAAGAAAAAACCCAAAAGGGATTTACATTGCATTAGGAATATCAAAAGGATACGGTAAAGGGATTGGGAATTTAGTTGGATTAGGTTATTGAGAAGAAATTAAAGAAAAATATTCTCTGCAAAACATCGATGATTTAAAACCAATTGCTAGATTGGTTCCTGTTGGAGAAGATAAAATTGAAGTTAAAACCAAATTTTTCCAATTACTTAACCCAACATCTGTCGAAACAAATGTAAAAAACGTTGGTATTGAACTTATTTATAAAGTAATTAAAGAACTAGATTTATTTAAAGGATTACCTAAAACTAAACACAAATCTTTAGAAGAAGTATTAGAATTTATTGTTGCAACAAGAATAATTCAACCAAGAAGTTATATTTGTCAATACAAAAACAAAAATGATTTTTTACATAAGATAGATGTAAAAAAATCTTCAATTTATAACTATTTTGATACTTTTTTAGAATATAAAAATACAATTTTAGTCAATATTTATAACAAAATGCAAGAATTGACAACTAGAAACACAAAATTAATGCATTTTGATAATACAACTGTTTATTTTCAAAGTTTTTCAAGAGATGGTTTGAGACAAAGAGGTTTTTCTAAAGATGGAAAGCATGATGAAGATCAAATTGTTGTGGCTATGGCAGTTGATAATAATGGTATTCCTTTTCACTATAAAGTCTTCGAAGGAAATACTGGAGATTCTAAAACTCTTGTGAAATTTTTAATTGAAATGCAAAGAATTTACAAAACAAAAGACACAATAATAGTTGCTGATAAAGGTATTAGTCAAAATGCAAATTTAAGATATTTAGAACAAAAAGGATATAAATATATAGTACAGAAACGTATTGATATTCTTGGAAAAGAAGATAAAGCATTTATAGTAAATGATCAAGGGTTTGTTCAAGAAAATGATTATTTTACTAAATCTAGATTCGTCCAATCTGTTTGAGCTAAAAACAAAAATAAAAAAAGATATAGCGATACTTTTAGAAAACAATTTGTCTATTTTAGCCCTTCAAAACAAACTTTAGACAAAATAAAAAGACAAAATCTTATTAATAAATTGGAGAAAAAGTCTATTAACGGTGAATTGCCATTAAGTGCTTTGGTTCCTGAATATAAGAAAAAGTATATGGATGTAGATGGTAAAACAGTCGGAAGATTAAATATCGAAAAAATTAAAAAAGTAGCTAATGAAGATGGCTTTTATATGATTGAAACCAACATAACAAACATAGATTCAAAAGAAGCGAATGAAATATATAAGGGACAATGAAAAGTGGAAGAAGGTTTCAGAACCTTAAAATCAGCAATCGAAGTTAGGCCGATGTACGTTTATAAAGACGAGCATATTCAATCTCATGTATTTTTATGCTTTTTATCTCTAATTGTTTTGAAATATTGCATTTATAAATTAAAGAAATTTTATAAAGATAATGGAGAGATCCAAAAACTCACAATGAATATGTTTATAGATGCATTGAAACTTATAACAATCACAACAAAGACTGTGAATGGTAAAGTTGTAAGTGAAATCAAGAATAATTTAGACCCAGAACATAAGGAATTAAACAAAATATATAGTGATTTTCAATATGCAGTGGATGGTCTATCATTGTAA